The following coding sequences lie in one Alosa alosa isolate M-15738 ecotype Scorff River chromosome 21, AALO_Geno_1.1, whole genome shotgun sequence genomic window:
- the st3gal5 gene encoding lactosylceramide alpha-2,3-sialyltransferase, with amino-acid sequence MLVSRTLRFCYQRRFLVPLIVLALASPWVLKGVVFNTNPKPYEWPVDPKHQELVHTYVRSVLTRECRPTFARKRIEARIPTTTPVIEPFLWRETSSTDTVFQYPPPFGFLDLQDKLMEVLRRLPPSPTQEHHGKDCQRCVVVGNGGILRGLELGTLIDQFDMVIRLNSGPVRNFIKDVGNHTTIRMSYPEGSPKVWEDMDPKLKYVAVIYKSVDFNWLNAMITKQKVPLWDWLFFWQKVPDEIPIKLSQFYVLNPEIIRETALDLLQYPKPKFRLWGWDQNVPTLGMSALNLASYLCDEVSLVGFGYNLSQREAPLHYYDSLPMSAMLTQEMHNVDQERALLQSLVAEGTITDLTGGIYCSFCPR; translated from the exons ATGTTGGTATCAAGAACTCTTCGCTTTTGTTATCAAAG GCGTTTCCTTGTGCCTCTCATCGTTCTAGCATTGGCCTCGCCCTGGGTTCTGAAAGGGGTGGTTTTTAACACCAACCCAAAGCCTTACGAATGGCCTGTGGATCCCAAACATCAAGAG TTGGTGCATACCTATGTGCGAAGTGTCTTAACAAGAGAATGCAGACCTACTTTTGCCCGGAAAAGAATTGAGGCTCGGATTCCCACAACCACCCCAGTGATAGAGCCTTTTCTCTGGAGAGAAACCAGTTCAACGGATACAGTTTTCCAATATCCCCCTCCCTTTGGATTTCTGGACCTGCAGGACAAGCTCATGGAGGTCCTGAGGCGTCTGCCGCCCTCCCCCACTCAGGAACATCATGGGAAAGATTGCCAGCGATGTGTGGTGGTTGGCAATGGAGGGATCTTGCGTGGGCTGGAACTCGGAACACTAATTGACCAATTTGACATGGTTATTCG ACTGAACAGTGGTCCAGTGCGAAATTTCATTAAAGATGTGGGTAACCATACCACCATTCGAATGAGCTACCCAGAGGGCAGTCCAAAGGTCTGGGAGGACATGGACCCAAAGCTGAAGTATGTGGCTGTGATCTATAAATCTGTGGACTTCAATTGGCTCAATGCCATGATTACCAAACAGAAAGTG CCATTGTGGGACTGGCTGTTCTTCTGGCAGAAGGTGCCAGATGAAATCCCAATAAAGTTATCGCAGTTCTACGTCCTGAATCCAGAGATCATCAGGGAGACGGCCTTAGATCTATTGCAGTACCCAAAGCCAAAGTTCCGGCTCTGGGGTTGGGACCAG AACGTGCCAACCCTGGGTATGTCTGCTCTTAACCTGGCATCCTACTTGTGTGATGAGGTGAGCCTAGTTGGCTTTGGCTATAACCTCAGCCAGAGGGAGGCGCCGCTGCACTACTACGACAGTCTGCCCATGTCCGCCATGCTGACCCAGGAGATGCACAATGTGGACCAGGAACGGGCACTCCTCCAGAGCCTAGTGGCAGAGGGCACCATCACAGATCTCACAGGGGGTATCTACTGCAGTTTCTGCCCCAGATGA